ATCCTCGTTTCTGAACGTGTTCAGTTATGAGAGTACGCCGAAACCCTGGTGTGTCCAGCAGCGGTCAGCGGCGGGCGACCGCGGACTGGCCGAGCCAGAGGGTGAGACCGGCCGGGCCGGCCATCCAGGTGAGCAGCAGGGCGACCCGCGTGGACCGGCCCTTCTCGAGCCCCTGCTCCCAGACCCACCGGCCCACGAAGAGGTCGAACGCGATGTAGTGCGCCCAGCCGGCCAGGAACCCGCGCGGGTTGCCGAGCCCGACGCGCACGGACTCCGGGTCGCGGAAGTCCACCCGCTCGCCGCCCCAGCCGCTGGCGAGCAGGCCGATGTACGAAGCACCCAGCGCGGCGTAGAGGGGTGTCGCCAGCCGGACCACGGTGGCGGTCAGAGCCGAGCGGGGCAGCAGGATCATGGCGAGCCAGATCGGCGCGGTGCAGGTGTTGATCACGGCGTACATGCGCTTGTCGCGCGCGGTCATCGGTGTCATCAGTGCGAGTCTGCCT
The sequence above is a segment of the Mycobacteriales bacterium genome. Coding sequences within it:
- a CDS encoding ABA4-like family protein, with the translated sequence MTPMTARDKRMYAVINTCTAPIWLAMILLPRSALTATVVRLATPLYAALGASYIGLLASGWGGERVDFRDPESVRVGLGNPRGFLAGWAHYIAFDLFVGRWVWEQGLEKGRSTRVALLLTWMAGPAGLTLWLGQSAVARR